One Doryrhamphus excisus isolate RoL2022-K1 chromosome 17, RoL_Dexc_1.0, whole genome shotgun sequence genomic region harbors:
- the LOC131105368 gene encoding histone H3-7-like, which produces MARTKQTARKSTGGKAPRKQLATKAARKSAVQGSSQGTKKLRFKSGMVALKEIRRYQKSTETVVRKAPFQRMVRDITSKIRDDMRYQAQCLSALHEAFENYIVGLFEDGLLAANHAKRVTVMPRDISIVGKLRGRFGFY; this is translated from the coding sequence ATGGcaagaacaaaacaaacagcGAGAAAGAGCACTGGTGGAAAAGCACCACGTAAACAATTAGCAACTAAGGCAGCAAGAAAATCAGCAGTACAAGGTTCATCACAAGGAACAAAAAAATTACGTTTTAAGTCTGGTATGGTCGCTTTAAAAGAAATCAGAAGATATCAGAAATCGACTGAAACTGTTGTAAGAAAGGCCCCATTCCAAAGAATGGTAAGAGATATTACTTCTAAAATCAGAGATGATATGAGATATCAAGCACAATGCTTGTCTGCTTTACATGAAGCATTCGAAAATTACATTGTTGGTTTGTTTGAAGACGGTCTCCTTGCTGCCAATCACGCTAAGAGAGTAACAGTCATGCCAAGAGATATTAGTATTGTCGGTAAACTTAGAGGCAGATTTGGATTCTACTAA